One genomic window of Quercus robur chromosome 6, dhQueRobu3.1, whole genome shotgun sequence includes the following:
- the LOC126689805 gene encoding uncharacterized protein LOC126689805, whose translation MEDSSRPPLGEIRVIIGGSTTGQSSKSKKAYLKVVQSVQLSGRSPRARSTDEQAITFTDEDADRIHHTHDDALVISLLIANYTTRRVLVDNGSSAEILYYPAFQQMRLGRDQLRPVNSPLVGFGGMKVQPVDTISLSVVVGAYPRQITKDVNFLVVDCPSSYNAIIGRPTLNSWKAVTSTYHLSVKFPTEHGVGQVQGDQLEARECYLAMLAMDEQVQAMNIEEKKVVAEPTKALEEISLDEDNPERCTRVLKKAFEWTDECQRAFEDLKVYLTMAPLLSPSVEGEELYLYLAVTPHAVSSALIREEDKVQRPVYYTSKALKGAEGRYPQMEKLAFALITASRKLRHYFQAHVINVMTDHPLKKAMNRLEAAGRLIQWAVELSEFDIRYQPRHAIKAQALADFIAEFTPSHNEAEDSKRWIVHVDGSSTRHAGGIGVVLQSPEGDKLKHKVRLQYQATNNEVEYEALLKGLELAKSVEAKSICVMGDSQLIMGQVNGTYEAKEERMKKYLGRVMRLVKRFEKADFVQIPREENVEADTIAKEASADESLEKSDEIQYMPSIDAQEVQQVDNRENWMTPIISYLKDGRLPEEKDEARKVRVRSVRYVLMNEVLYKRGFSQPYLRCLAPDEANYVLRKIHEGACGNHSGARSLVHKVVRAGYYRPNMQADAKAYVKVCDQCQRFSNVPRQPSEYLTPMVAPWPFAQWGLDILGPFPLGVRQMKFLVVGIDYFTKWVEAEPLANITQQNVKNFVWKNINHYSSPTHPQANGQAEVANRSLLKIIKTRLEGAKGVWPDELPGVLWAYRTIVRTPTGETPFKLAYGSDAVISAEVHMANHRVMMYQDKDNEDQLRLNLDLIDECCLCEV comes from the exons ATGGAAGATTCATCGCGACCACCACTCGGGGAGATAAGAGTCATCATTGGGGGAAGTACAACTGGCCAgtcgtccaagtccaagaaagcatACTTGAAGGTAGTACAGAGCGTCCAGCTTTCTGGACGATCACCGAGAGCAAGATCTACGGACGAGCAGGCAATCACTTTCACGGACGAGGATGCTGACAGAATTCATCACACTCATGATGATGCCCTCGTCATCTCCTTACTAATTGCAAACTACACAACCAGAAGAGTGCTTGTGGACAATGGAAGCTCAGCAgaaattttatattatccagcttttcagcagatgagATTAGGACGAGACCAGCTCCGTCCAGTGAACTCCCCCCTAGTAGGTTTTGGTGGGATGAAGGTGCAACCAGTGGATACCATTTCCTTATCCGTGGTAGTGGGGGCATATCCGCGACAGATTACCAAGGAtgtgaacttccttgtggtagattgtCCATCCTCTTACAATGCCATCATTGGGAgaccaactttgaatagttggaaaGCTGTTACCTCCACTTACCACTTAtcagtcaagtttccaacagaacacGGGGTAGGACAGGTACAAGGTGACCAACTGGAAGCAAGAGAATGTTACTTGGCCATGCTGGCCATGGATGAACAAGTTCAAGCaatgaatattgaagaaaagaaggTTGTAGCAGAGCCTACTAAAGCCTTGGAAGAAATTTCCTTGGATGAAGATAACCCTGAGAGGTGTACCAGG gttctcaAAAAAGCATTCGAATGGACCGACGAGTGTCAGAGAGCTTTCGAAGATTTGAAGGTATACCTTACCATGGCACCGCTGCTGAGTCCATCAGTGGAAGGAGAGGAATTATATTTGTACCTCGCGGTAACCCCACATGCCGTGAGCTCAGCATTGATAAGAGAGGAAGATAAAGTCCAAAGACCTGTGTACTATACAAGCAAGGCATTGAAAGGAGCGGAAGGACGGTATCCACAAATGGAGAAGTTGGCCTTCGCACTAATCACAGCTTCAAGGAAGCTgaggcattatttccaagcacatgtcattaatgttATGACAGATCATCCTCTCAAAAAGGCAATGAATAGACTGGAAGCTGCAGGACGATTAATCCAGTGGGCTGTGGAGCTAAGTGAGTTCGATATCAGgtatcaaccaaggcatgccataaaagctcaagccctagcagATTTTATTGCAGAGTTTACCCCAAGTCATAATGAGGCAGAAGACAGTAAGAGATGGATCGTCCACGTGGATGGTTCGTCTACACGGCATGCAGGAGGAATTGGTGTGGTCCTGCAGTCCCCAGAGGGAGATAAACTGAAACATAAAGTCCGTCTACAGTACCAAGCAACAAACAATGAagtcgaatatgaagccctcctcaaagggctagaattggcgAAATCCGTGGAAGCCAAATCCATATGTGTCATGGGGGATTCCCAACTGATCATGGGGCAAGTGAATGGGACGTATGAAGCGAAGGAAGAACGAATGAAGAAATACCTTGGTAGGGTGATGCGCCTTGTGAAAAGGTTTGAAAAAGCTGACTTCGTTCAAATCCCCAGGGAGGAGAACGTGGAAGCTGATACTATAGCAAAAGAGGCCTCAGCAGATGAATCATTAGAGAAGTCAGATGAAATTCAATATATGCCAAGTATAGATGCCCAGGAAGTACAGCAGGTGGATAACAgagaaaattggatgactccCATTATATCATACTTGAAAGACGGACGACTACCAGAAGAAAAGGACGAGGCCAGAAAGGTGAGGGTGAGATCAGTTAGATACGTCCTTATGAATGAAGtgctatacaagagaggtttctctcAACCTTACCTTAGATGCCTAGCTCCGGACGAAGCGAACTACGTGCTGAGAAAAATTCACGAAGGGGCATGTGGCAATCACTCAGGAGCCAGATCACTTGTCCACAAGGTCGTCCGTGCAGGATATTACCGGCCGAACATGCAAGCTGATGCAAAAGCATACGTTAAAGTCTGCGACCAGTGCCAGCGATTTAGCAACGTCCCCAGGCAACCATCGGAATACCTCACCCCAATGGTGGCACCGTGGcccttcgcacaatggggattggaCATTTTGGGTCCCTTCCCTTTGGGAGTAAGGCAGATGAAGTTTTTAGTGGTGGGcatcgattacttcaccaaatgggtggaggcagaaCCGTTGGCAAATATCACACAACAGAATGTGAAAAActtcgtgtggaagaacatt aaccattactcctcgcCTACACACCCCCAAGCCAACGGCCAGGCTGAAgttgcaaaccgatccttgttgaaaatcatcaagactcggcttgagggaGCAAAAGGAGTATGGCCGGATGAATTACCAGGAGTcttatgggcatacaggactaTAGTGAGGACCCCTACAGGGGAGACTCCTTTCAAGCTAGCCTATGGAAGTGATGCAGTCATATCTGCAGAAGTACATATGGCTAATCACAGGGTGATGATGTATCAAGACAAGGATAATGAGGATCAGCTTCGTCTGAACCTCGATctaatagacgag TGTTGCTTGTGTGAAGTTTGA